The DNA segment aacagcagtatggaaatgtaagccgaataaaccctttcctccccaacttgcttcttggtcatggtgtttgtacaggaatagaaaccctgactaagacaggtaccaAAGAAGATTTGGCTGCATaccagaagaaaaataaggagaGTAGAGAGAGTGGAATGACCCATCTAGCCGTGCTCGTGCAAATCCCATTCTTCCATTAATACGTAACAGTATACTAAACAGTATACTAAACAAAGACCCAAACATAGTTTCCTGCACATGTTAAGAAAATcagattgcttttttttgttACTTTCAAATCTTGGGCCAAATGATCTGTTTGACACTCTTAAGTTCCATGCAAAATCCTAGTTACAATAGGATCTAAAAATGTCTTCAGCTTTTCAGAATATGTGTTGCAGAAATTCATGCCGTGAGGCAAATAGAATGACTTTTTGAAAAGATGAATTGTGATACTTCAGGTGAGAAGTGATCAGTGAAGACAAATAAGAATAATGAATGAGgagacacttttttttcctccctccttccccccctctcctcctcccttcccttcccctctcctcccctctctcctccttcccccttcagTCTGCTGGAGCCTGCTGGGGCGAGCGGTTAGCAGAGCAGGCGCCCACTCTCTGGGGCGGCCCGCGGGTagttggaggagggaggaggcaggaaccGCGATGGCGTCTCAGAAGCAcggcggtgggggagggggcggctCGGGGCCCAGCGCGGAGTCCGGGGGAGGCGGCTTCGGGGGTTCGGCGGCGGTCGCGGCAGCGGCGGCGGGGGCCGCGGTGTTACCGGTAAAGAAGCCAAAACTGGAGCACGTCCAGGCTGACCACGAGCTTTTCCTCCAGGCCTTTGAGAAACCAACACAGGTATATTGATTTCTTCGAACTCGAAATCTTATCGCGCCAATATTTTTGCACAGAACTCTTCTTACATGTCTCATCGAAACTCCAGAACAAACAgcaaaaggaaagcatttaaagtTGATGATATGTTATCAAAAgtagagaaaatgaaaggagagCAAGAATCTCATAGCTTGTCTGCACATTTGCAACTTACATTTACTGGTCTCTTCCACAAAAATGATAAGCCATcacaaaactcagaaaatgaacaaaattctgTTACCCTGGAAGTCCTGCTTGTGAAAGTTtgccacaaaaaaagaaaggatgtaaGTTGTCCAATAAGACAAGTCCCTACTGGTAAAAAGCAGGTGCCTTTGAATCCTGACCTCAATCAAACCAAACCAGGAAATTCCCCATCTCTGGCAGTTTCCAGTAATGAATTTGAACCTAGTAacagccaggaagaagagaattTAATGGAATTTAATGGATTAATGGAGAAACCAATGAAAATANNNNNNNNNNNNNNNNNNNNNNNNNNNNNNNNNNNNNNNNNNNNNNNNNNNNNNNNNNNNNNNNNNNNNNNNNNNNNNNNNNNNNNNNNNNNNNNNNNNNNNNNNNNNNNNNNNNNNNNNNNNNNNNNNNNNNNNNNNNNNNNNNNNNNNNNNNNNNNNNNNNNNNNNNNNNNNNNNNNNNNNNNNNNNNNNNNNNNNNNNNNNNNNNNNNNNNNNNNNNNNNNNNNNNNNNNNNNNNNNNNNNNNNNNNNNNNNNNNNNNNNNNNNNNNNNNNNNNNNNNNNNNNNNNNNNNNNNNNNNNNNNNNNNNNNNNNNNNNNNNNNNNNNNNNNNNNNNNNNNNNNNNNNNNNNNNNNNNNNNNNNNNNNNNNNNNNNNNNNNNNNNNNNNNNNNNNNNNNNNNNNNNNNNNNNNNNNNNNNNNNNNNNNNNNNNNNNNNNNNNNNNNNNNNNNNNNNNNNNNNNNNNNNNNNNNNNNNNNNNNNNNNNNNNNNNNNNNNNNNNNNNNNNNNNNNNNNNNNNNNNNNNNNNNNNNNNNNNNNNNNNNNNNNNNNNNNNNNNNNNNNNNNNNNNNNNNNNNNNNNNNNNNNNNNNNNNNNNNNNNNNNNNNNNNNNNNNNNNNNNNNNNNNNNNNNNNNNNNNNNNNNNNNNNNNNNNNNNNNNNNNNNNNNNNNNNNNNNNNNNNNNNNNNNNNNNNNNNNNNNNNNNNNNNNNNNNNNNNNNNNNNNNNNNNNNNNNNNNNNNNNNNNNNNNNNNNNNNNNNNNNNNNNNNNNNNNNNNNNNNNNNNNNNNNNNNNNNNNNNNNNNNNNNNNNNNNNNNNNNNNNNNNNNNNNNNNNNNNNNNNNNNNNNNNNNNNNNNNNNNNNNNTATCATCCAAAAGGTGCTAGGATAGATGTTTCAATCAATGAGTGTTATGATGGCTCCTATGCAGGAAATCCTCAGGATATACATCGCCAACCTGGATTTGCTTTTAGTCGAAATGGACCAGTAAATAGAACACCTATCACACATATTCTTGTTTGCAGGCCAAAACGAACAAAAGCAAGCATGTCGGAGTTTCTTGAATCTGAAGATGGAGAAGTAGAACAGCAGAGAACGTATAGCAGTGGACACAATCGTCTCTATTTCCACAGTGATACCTGCTTACCTCTTTGGCCATAAGAAATGGGAGTAGATAGTGGAGATGAGAAAGATCCAGAATGGCTGAGAGAAAAAACCATTACTCAAGTTGAAGAATTTTCTGATGtgaatgaaggagagaaagaagtaatGAAACTGTGGAATCTCCATGTCATGAAGCATGGATTTATTGCTGACAATCAAATGAATCATGCCTGTATGCTGTTTGTAGAAAATTATGGACagaaaataattaagaagaaTTTATGTCGAAACTTCATGCTTCATCTAGTCAGcatgcatgactttaatctcatTAGCATAATGTCAATAGATAAAGCTGTGACCAAGCTCCGAGAAATGCAGCAAAAACTAGAAAAAGGAGAATCTGTGGTCCCTGCAAATGAAGAAATAGCTGAGGAACAAAATGGGACATCAAATGGATTCAGTGAAACTAACTCAAAAGAGAAAGCTTTGGAAACTGACGGTGTCTCAGGGGTTCCAAAACAGAGCAAGAAACAAAAGCTCTGAGGACTTGCCCCGTGTTCTGAACAGAAACTGAAGTTGCTTCTGGGGAATTCAGCCTCTAGGAAGAGTTTTGGGTttaggttgtttggtttttaatcatGGATTGGGAACAGGCAGTGTTAGACGATGTCATTGATTTCAGCACGGAGGTTCTCCTCACGTGCTTATCAGCTTTAGTGATGTCCTCAATTTGGTTTTAGCCTGAAAAGCAGTTTTTTAAATAGTGAATTTTTTCTTATCTATAACACTCATCTTATTAAATATATTGGGTTAATCTAGAAATTCCACACCTAAATTTTAATGCTTGTTTCATTTGTGACTTTTTCTGCTTTATAATTATGAGACATTTTCTGGGAAAGGAACGTTGGGATATTATGCTGTCTTAGAGATGGAAAATTTTTGTGAACTTGGTACTTACATTGCCACTTTCCCCCTAACTTTGACCCTTGATTCAGAAATCATTTATGCATTTGGGATGAGaagttacaaagcaagttctgcATCAGTTCTGTTACAAGTTCAAAACAGCACCAGTTGGTCTCCTCCTGTTGGAGATGATGTGACCTCCATGCAGCCATGCAGTGCCATGCACACTGATGGAGGTTACTGCTTGTTTTCAAGTGACTGGTTTTAGGGCTTGTTTTCCCAATTTAGTTTTttacttgaacattttttttttagtttttcctttttaattaggTAATCCCATGGAAAACTGTTCTGTGCACATCTTTTGCACTAGGATGGTAAAGCAAGAGAAACAGTTGGGGATTTAAAAGATGCCACTTTGTGGGGAAGGGTGTCTCTGAGTATAAACCAGAAGATGTCACACCTTGTTTCCTTTGTGATGTCCTTCTTGATTAGAATATCCATACAGATAAGCTGACTTGAATTGTTGTGAGCAATTTTCCCTGTGTTCTGTGTTTTATGCACATATTCGTGGTTGGGTTTTCTCCAACGAAAAGTGGTTTCACTACTGGCATATTAATAAATAAGCCCGGATAGGTTTTTATTCCAGCTCCAAGCACTGTGGTTGAATAACATCACCTCAattttttattatcctttaaagatattgcattttcatattctttatttataaaggATCAATGCTGCTGTAAATACtggtatttttaatgttttaatttcattccACCACCATCAGATGCAGttccttgttttgtttagttAAGGGACATAAGCTTTCTCATGGTGTCTTCAGAGATTTATAAGTGTAAATACTGATTTGGCTGGTCTTTACGATGTGTTTAACTGTGGGGCTATTTAAATAGTGTGGATGTGACTTGTCATCCAGTATTAAGTTCTTAGTTACtggtttttgtgtttaaaaaataagaaagaggaaaGCTGCAGTTTTCACTGTAGGCCCTCTGGCTGGTTAACTCTCCTCATAAGGTCACTGAACACTGATTTTACCTCTGGGTAGTGGGTTCTGAGCATTTCTCCTGGGCTTTAATTTGCTAAAGCTGTGCAcatatgtaaaaaacaaacaagcaaaaaataaattattttagggAAGATGCAGGTGTAGAATTATTGCTTATGTCATTTCTTAAAGCAGTTATGCTCTTAACGCTTAAAAGAAGGCTAGCATTGTTTGCACAAAAAAATTGGTGATTTCCCTCCCCTGAATAGTAATAAAATTACTTCTGCTGAGTAAACTTTTTATGTCATCTTataataaaagctaaaaatgCTCTTTGGTTCtacttataaaaaatatttttaaaaaagcttttctaTGTATACCCTTGAGAACAAATTTTGAAGAAATCATGTAAGGTGATAAAGCATTTGAATGGTAcaatagatgtaaaaaaaaattccgTTTAAAAGAAAcgtttgtttttacattaaatgtttatttgaaatCAAATGATTTTGTATATAAAGTTAATAATATAAAACTGTATTCTGCTTTTCTTCAAAAAAGAAGAATAATGAATGAAAAACTAATGATAAAAAACTGAAAACtagttctgtggtgtgtgtgtgtgtgtgtgtgtgtgtgtgctcttcaaACAAATGCCATTCCCAACTCCACTTGCAATGAACTGGTATGAATATATCCTACAAAATAAAGGCAACTTGATCATGAAAAATATTGGCATTTTTATGCAACTATGTGTGAACAGCAATAACAGGTAAACTAGGACAGGACGAAGAGGCAAGGGACAGTAATAAAATGTAGTGACCAAGTTGACCACTGATGCAATTGCCCcaaattctgtttgttttgttttgtttttttttgttttgttttgttttgtttttatgtgttctaTTGGAGGGGAATGAGCATCACAGTTGTGGGTACTTATTATTTTCTAAGAAACATTCCACTATTTGGGTAAATTCAAATGAGTAGACTGACCAGTTTGCATGGAAATGGGGCTTTGTGGTATATGGAATTTTAATTATAAAGGTTCTTTTTTTCCTATCTATTGAAAGGATGAAGCTTAAGCCATGAAAAAGAAGATCTGAATTCAGGTGATATCCTTAAATACAAGACCCAGTAAATCAAGGCCCCAAGACTATTGGCGAAAATGAAGAAGATGTGGCACAGCACTTAAAGctactagctgctctttcagaagtcttGGGATCTATTTCCAGCACTGAAATTGTAGATCACAATTGTTGGtatctccagttctagggaatcaaaAGCCTATTTCTGGTCTTTAAAGACCACAGGCATGCATGAATTTCACAAACTTACAAGTGCACATAATGTCAatgccacaaaataaaaatagtaaattgtTTAAATCTTCCCAAGACTGTTTTGAATTGCCCCATTATGAACAAGGTAAATGCTTCTGATGAAAGATCAAAGGTGATATGGTAAAAAAATTTCCCCCTCAAAAAACCCTAACTCAACGTGTGTAAATTCTAATGCAGAAATGATACCACCATGTTTTAACTGAAAATGACAAattttgaagacatgaaaaaCTAAAGTAACAATTCccctccaaaaattaaaaatcccaTTGAAATGACACAAGGAGAATAGTTGGAAAAattacaaagaattcaaaagagtGACGGTATATATAGTCAAAGTACTTGAAGAACACAAAGTCAAGGACAATTAAATAGGGAAGTCAAACTCTGACATGAATATAGAGTgtgaatttttcaaaaaatgCAAAACTGAAACTATTTTGGAAGGGAAAGCCTAAGAATGTAAATACAAACCTCAGTGTAATAGCATTCTAACAACATTGATGTTGCAAGTGGAATGTTGAGGAAAGAAGACCAAGAAAGGGTGAACTGGATCACACCGTAACAGACATTAAGAAACTCAAAACTGTTTACAAAGCGAGCACGATAGTGTTTGGGGATACCAAGAAAGACCAAAACTTGGAATTATGATCAGGGAAATAGGAGAAGAAAACATTGGCTaagactgagaaaatgtctccagtaAATGTATAGATTAATATTAGAAATGCCATAGTTAcattggcacaaggggaaatctcctagacactattgcaatagctcatgctctaaaatcaagaaattATAAACAGGACCCcccccatgaaactgaaaagcttctgtatgacATAGGAAaaataggcaacctacagattggaaaaaaatcttcactaaccctacatctgatagagggctaatatccaaaataaataaagagctcaagaaactaaccaccaaaaacccaaacaacacaattaaaaatggaatacagaactaaaccaagaattcatcacaggggaatcttgaatggctgagaagtacctaaagaaatgttcaaagtctatagtgatcagagaaatgcaaatcaaaactaccctgagattccatcttacaccaagcagaatggctaacatcaaaacctcaggtaacagcacatgttggtgaggatgtggagaaagaggaacactcctccactggaggtgggattgcaaattggagCAACCACTtcagaaatcaatctggagtttcctcagaaaactggaaatagatctacctgaagacacagctatatcattCTTgcgaatatacccaaaagatgccccaccattcCACAGGGGCATATGTTCTACTATGTTTGTAGTGGCTTTGttttgatagccagaagctggtgagaacccagatgttccaaatcagaagaatggatactaaaaatgtgcttcatttacacaattgaatactactcacctattaagaatgaggacataatgggttttgcaggcagatggatggaactagaaaatatcttcctgagtgaggtaacagacccataaggacatgcatggtatgtactcactaataagtggatattagccaaaaaaaaaacatacaaaatacccaagatacagctcacagaactcaaaaaggttagtAACCTGAAGGTCaaaagtgaggatgcctcaatcctacttgggagaaagaagaaagcaatcactggAGATGGGGACAGAGTAAGGTACCttggtgggaaaggggacagagggcaggggaaagaggagaatATGATCATGTATTCGgtggaggaaaaggactgaagccctgagtgtcagcagaaagaatggca comes from the Mus pahari unplaced genomic scaffold, PAHARI_EIJ_v1.1 scaffold_14053_1, whole genome shotgun sequence genome and includes:
- the LOC110315451 gene encoding LOW QUALITY PROTEIN: polycomb protein Suz12-like (The sequence of the model RefSeq protein was modified relative to this genomic sequence to represent the inferred CDS: inserted 1 base in 1 codon; substituted 2 bases at 2 genomic stop codons) yields the protein MASQKHGGGGGGGSGPSAESGGGGFGGSAAVAAAAAGAAVLPVKKPKLEHVQADHELFLQAFEKPTQVYXFLRTRNLIAPIFLHRTLXYMSHRNSRTNSKRKAFKVDDMLSKVEKMKGEQESHSLSAHLQLTFTGLFHKNDKPSQNSENEQNSVTLEVLLVKVCHKKRKDVSCPIRQVPTGKKQVPLNPDLNQTKPGNSPSLAVSNPKGARIDVSINECYDGSYAGNPQDIHRQPGFAFSRNGPVNRTPITHILVCRPKRTKASMSEFLESEDGEVEQQRTYSSGHNRLYFHSDTCLPLWPXEMGVDSGDEKDPEWLREKTITQVEEFSDVNEGEKEVMKLWNLHVMKHGFIADNQMNHACMLFVENYGQKIIKKNLCRNFMLHLVSMHDFNLISIMSIDKAVTKLREMQQKLEKGESVVPANEEIAEEQNGTSNGFSETNSKEKALETDGVSGVPKQSKKQKL